A genomic segment from Ancylothrix sp. D3o encodes:
- a CDS encoding TonB family protein gives MSVSNFSAAQREQQQQKLKKFLALSFLASAVLHGVVLPFSLNFVNAAEAEEEPIEFVVVEEPETKAVEPEPVAEKEVAPPPEPAKTETVEEIPKEEPVTPPPTLKEEPVTPPPTLKEEPVTPPPTLKEEAVAPPPTLKEEPVTPPPTLKEEAVAPPPTVKEEPVTPPPTVKEEPVTPPPTLKEEPVSPPITNSPVSPPADTSEPPQTDNSNPPATDPPANEPPVTASRPSGGGSTDFMSDAPNPNKSENLGESEPNSSPARGSDTGEPLSEPFGNNSPPIDRPPTTDPPVTAYRPGGGSSSGDSLSDLVNPSSPDIPGGDSSVGNNWNSSSADAGNSDGIGSGEPFGNNSGAMQRAPRNTDPPVSAYRPGGGSSSGGGFPDLGDPGSSGIPGGDGGGDSGGGYNGNSSSGGAGSGDGIGSSEPFGGGIGAMPKPESSTAGSGRPSGGSGGTPGVCVSCNKPAYPISARRQKREGVVEVLLNIDPDGNVVDASIATSSGHEDFDQAAINTVRNWKFSSSESGVQGKIVAVRFDLDD, from the coding sequence ATGAGCGTTTCTAACTTTTCAGCGGCGCAAAGAGAACAACAACAACAGAAGCTCAAAAAGTTTCTGGCATTGAGCTTTCTAGCCTCAGCGGTGCTGCACGGTGTGGTGCTACCGTTTAGCCTCAACTTTGTCAATGCTGCTGAAGCCGAAGAAGAACCTATTGAATTTGTTGTAGTTGAGGAGCCTGAAACCAAGGCAGTCGAGCCAGAACCTGTTGCAGAAAAAGAGGTTGCCCCGCCGCCCGAACCGGCAAAAACTGAGACGGTAGAAGAAATTCCAAAAGAAGAGCCGGTTACACCGCCGCCAACTTTAAAAGAAGAGCCTGTTACACCACCGCCAACTTTAAAAGAAGAGCCTGTTACACCACCGCCAACTTTAAAAGAAGAGGCTGTTGCACCACCGCCAACTTTAAAAGAAGAGCCTGTTACACCACCGCCAACTTTAAAAGAAGAGGCTGTTGCACCACCGCCAACTGTAAAAGAAGAGCCGGTTACACCACCGCCAACTGTAAAAGAAGAGCCGGTTACACCACCGCCAACTTTAAAAGAAGAGCCGGTTTCACCGCCGATCACCAATTCTCCGGTTTCTCCACCGGCAGATACTTCAGAACCCCCTCAAACAGATAACTCTAACCCACCGGCCACCGATCCTCCTGCCAACGAGCCGCCCGTCACCGCCTCTCGTCCTAGTGGCGGCGGCTCAACAGACTTTATGAGCGATGCGCCAAACCCAAACAAATCTGAAAACCTCGGAGAAAGTGAACCAAACTCATCACCCGCTAGAGGTAGCGATACAGGCGAACCTTTATCCGAGCCATTTGGAAATAACTCTCCACCCATAGACCGGCCACCGACAACCGATCCGCCAGTCACAGCCTATCGTCCTGGGGGTGGCAGTTCCTCTGGCGACTCTTTGTCAGATTTAGTAAACCCAAGTTCTCCTGACATCCCTGGCGGTGACAGCAGTGTTGGAAATAACTGGAACTCCTCATCCGCTGACGCTGGCAATAGCGACGGCATCGGTTCAGGAGAACCCTTTGGAAACAATTCAGGCGCAATGCAGCGAGCGCCCAGAAATACTGATCCGCCGGTTAGCGCCTATCGTCCTGGGGGTGGTAGTTCCTCTGGTGGCGGATTCCCCGACTTAGGAGATCCAGGTTCTTCAGGAATCCCTGGAGGTGACGGCGGAGGTGACAGCGGTGGAGGATATAACGGGAATTCCTCATCTGGGGGTGCCGGCAGTGGCGATGGCATCGGTTCATCCGAGCCCTTTGGCGGCGGTATAGGAGCAATGCCAAAACCAGAAAGTTCAACAGCAGGATCGGGGCGTCCGTCGGGGGGTAGCGGTGGTACACCAGGAGTTTGCGTTAGCTGCAATAAACCGGCATATCCCATCTCAGCCAGAAGACAAAAACGAGAAGGGGTAGTGGAAGTCCTTCTTAACATAGACCCTGATGGTAACGTCGTCGATGCCTCAATAGCGACTTCCAGCGGTCACGAAGACTTTGATCAAGCTGCTATCAACACTGTGAGAAATTGGAAATTCTCTTCATCAGAAAGTGGAGTCCAGGGAAAAATCGTAGCAGTTCGGTTTGATCTCGATGATTAA
- a CDS encoding MORN repeat-containing protein — MTSALLLASSLSIAQSLIYSPRAVAGVITLPDGSRCEGELSDGKISGPGNCQYANGDRYEGQFLNGKPHGKGIYTFKEGGRYDGEFADGEFNGKGIREFPNGNRYEGEFKTGQFEGMGVFTTSNGTRYEGPFVAGSPSGKGAFTFSNGTRCEGELKDGKISGKGNCVYANKNRYEGDLLNNLPHGQGIYTFAEGGRYEGQFTEGQFNGKGIREYGNGNRYEGDFVNGKPQGQGILTFKEGGRYQGQFNNGDFNGEGVQEFANGNSYKGNFVNGQFQGQGTLTFAKGGNYTGEFQAGKISGKGIYTFANGNSYEGTFNDGKMNGKGVYKFANGDRCEGEFSDGQFNGKGVCVYANGDRYEGEFLNGQKHGQGSYVYADGTKVEGNWQQGQLQK, encoded by the coding sequence ATGACAAGCGCTCTTTTACTCGCATCTAGCTTGTCAATTGCCCAATCTTTAATTTACTCTCCCCGTGCAGTCGCGGGAGTTATAACCTTGCCCGATGGAAGCCGCTGCGAGGGAGAATTGAGCGACGGTAAAATTAGCGGGCCCGGCAACTGCCAATACGCCAACGGAGACCGCTACGAAGGGCAATTTCTCAACGGTAAACCTCACGGTAAAGGCATCTATACCTTTAAAGAAGGAGGGCGTTATGACGGAGAATTTGCTGATGGAGAATTCAACGGCAAAGGCATCCGCGAATTTCCCAACGGCAACCGCTACGAAGGGGAATTTAAAACCGGCCAATTTGAAGGTATGGGAGTCTTTACAACCTCCAACGGTACACGCTATGAAGGCCCTTTTGTTGCCGGTTCTCCTAGTGGTAAAGGCGCGTTCACTTTCAGTAATGGAACTCGCTGCGAAGGCGAACTCAAAGACGGCAAAATTAGCGGTAAAGGCAATTGCGTATATGCAAATAAAAACCGCTATGAAGGAGACTTGCTCAACAATTTACCTCACGGACAAGGAATTTATACCTTTGCCGAAGGAGGGCGCTACGAAGGGCAATTTACTGAAGGACAATTTAACGGCAAAGGAATTCGAGAATACGGCAATGGAAATCGTTATGAAGGCGATTTTGTTAATGGCAAACCTCAAGGACAGGGAATTTTAACCTTTAAAGAAGGGGGAAGATATCAAGGACAATTTAACAATGGCGATTTCAATGGCGAAGGTGTCCAAGAATTTGCCAACGGCAATAGTTATAAAGGCAATTTTGTCAATGGTCAATTTCAGGGGCAAGGTACTCTTACTTTTGCGAAGGGCGGCAATTATACAGGCGAATTTCAAGCCGGGAAAATTAGTGGCAAAGGCATTTATACTTTTGCCAATGGCAATAGTTATGAAGGCACATTTAATGATGGCAAAATGAATGGCAAAGGTGTCTATAAATTTGCCAATGGTGATCGCTGTGAAGGGGAATTCAGCGATGGGCAATTCAACGGCAAAGGCGTTTGTGTTTATGCCAATGGAGATCGCTACGAAGGCGAATTTCTCAACGGGCAAAAACACGGTCAAGGTTCGTACGTCTATGCGGATGGAACAAAAGTAGAGGGAAATTGGCAACAGGGACAGCTTCAAAAATAG
- a CDS encoding acylase, which translates to MSFTLVLLLNNCSQSATETGPQILWDTYGIPHIFATNNQSLFYSFGWAQMQSHGNLILRLYGQARGQAAEYWGEDYLESDRLVQTMGIPNRAQAWYQAQNTIFRNYIDAFTDGMNAYIKEHPEAISEELKVALPLTPADVLAHQQRVINFTFIVEPENVAKLAQNSENNTPKGSNGWAIAPSHSQSGNAMLLANPHLPWSDLYLWYEAQLTGPEINAYGATLIGSPILTIAFNDNLGWTHTVNTHDGWDAYQLTLAKDGYLFDGKIQKFEQEEKVLKVKQNNGNFRSETLVIRRSVHGPVLTEKDGKAVALRVVGLDKPAALQQWWDMAKAKNFNEFETTLKRLEIPMFTVIYADREGHIMHLFNGQVPIRKKGDFKYWSGIIPGETSETLWTKTHPYSDLPRVIDPPSGWLQNANDPPWTTTFPSPIKPANYPPYMAPRGPMDFRAQRSAKMLLEDEKISFEELIKYKHSTQVELAERILDDLIPVARKGSEKARRAAEVLAAWDRKVDAESRGAVLFAFWEKAMDEDNLFAKPWSENAPLTTPDGLANPVEAVRVLEAAANKVEATYGALNVAWGEVFRLAYQGENLPANGGDGSLGVFRSVWFAPGKENRFQAVAGDSFVAAIEFSNPVKAMALNSYGNSTQPNSPQTGDQLQLFAEKKLRPVWRSRSEIEAHLSSRQMLSPQFSR; encoded by the coding sequence ATGAGTTTTACTTTAGTTTTGCTCCTCAATAATTGCAGTCAATCCGCAACCGAAACCGGCCCCCAAATACTTTGGGATACCTACGGAATTCCTCATATTTTTGCAACCAATAATCAAAGCCTTTTCTACTCTTTTGGATGGGCACAAATGCAAAGTCATGGTAATCTGATTTTGCGTCTTTATGGGCAAGCGCGTGGGCAAGCTGCCGAATATTGGGGCGAAGATTATCTGGAATCTGATCGCTTAGTGCAAACTATGGGAATTCCTAATCGCGCCCAAGCGTGGTATCAAGCACAAAATACCATTTTTCGCAACTATATTGATGCTTTTACTGATGGCATGAATGCCTATATAAAAGAGCATCCAGAGGCGATCAGCGAAGAATTAAAAGTAGCATTACCCCTCACACCGGCAGACGTATTAGCTCACCAGCAGCGCGTGATCAATTTTACTTTTATAGTCGAGCCAGAAAACGTTGCAAAGCTTGCTCAAAATTCTGAAAATAACACCCCTAAAGGCTCAAATGGTTGGGCAATTGCTCCTTCGCATTCTCAAAGCGGAAATGCGATGCTTTTGGCAAATCCTCATTTACCTTGGTCAGATTTATATTTGTGGTATGAAGCGCAACTAACCGGCCCAGAAATTAACGCTTACGGCGCTACTCTTATTGGCTCTCCTATTTTAACAATTGCCTTTAACGATAACTTAGGATGGACTCACACCGTAAACACTCACGATGGATGGGATGCTTACCAATTAACCCTAGCTAAAGATGGCTATCTTTTTGATGGCAAAATTCAAAAGTTTGAGCAAGAAGAAAAAGTTTTAAAAGTTAAACAAAACAATGGAAATTTCCGCTCAGAAACTCTAGTAATACGGCGTTCTGTTCACGGGCCGGTTCTAACAGAAAAAGATGGTAAAGCCGTCGCCTTGCGGGTTGTCGGGCTCGATAAACCGGCAGCCCTTCAGCAGTGGTGGGATATGGCGAAAGCAAAAAATTTCAATGAATTTGAAACAACTTTAAAGCGCTTAGAAATTCCCATGTTTACGGTCATATATGCCGACCGCGAAGGGCATATTATGCACTTATTTAACGGTCAAGTTCCGATTCGGAAAAAAGGAGATTTTAAATATTGGTCTGGCATTATTCCCGGCGAAACATCAGAGACTTTATGGACAAAAACTCATCCCTATTCCGATTTACCACGAGTCATTGATCCGCCGAGTGGGTGGTTACAAAATGCCAACGATCCACCCTGGACTACAACTTTTCCCAGCCCGATTAAACCGGCCAATTATCCCCCCTACATGGCACCGCGAGGGCCGATGGATTTTCGGGCTCAGCGCTCAGCAAAAATGCTCTTAGAAGACGAAAAAATCTCTTTTGAGGAATTGATTAAATATAAACATTCCACTCAGGTAGAACTCGCTGAGCGCATCCTTGATGATTTAATTCCTGTCGCCAGAAAAGGCAGCGAAAAAGCCCGTCGTGCTGCGGAAGTTCTGGCGGCTTGGGATCGTAAAGTTGATGCAGAAAGTCGTGGTGCTGTGCTGTTTGCTTTTTGGGAAAAAGCGATGGATGAAGATAATTTATTTGCTAAACCTTGGAGCGAAAATGCACCCTTAACAACGCCAGACGGGTTGGCAAATCCAGTGGAGGCGGTGCGAGTATTGGAAGCAGCAGCTAATAAAGTTGAGGCGACTTATGGCGCATTAAACGTAGCCTGGGGGGAGGTTTTTAGATTGGCTTATCAAGGGGAAAATTTGCCGGCAAACGGGGGTGATGGTTCTTTGGGGGTATTTCGATCTGTGTGGTTTGCGCCTGGTAAAGAAAATCGTTTTCAAGCGGTTGCCGGTGATTCTTTTGTAGCGGCAATTGAGTTTTCTAATCCTGTTAAAGCAATGGCATTGAATAGTTATGGCAATTCTACTCAACCAAATTCGCCTCAAACCGGCGATCAATTGCAGTTATTTGCTGAAAAGAAATTGCGCCCTGTATGGCGATCTCGTTCAGAAATTGAAGCTCATTTGAGTTCGCGTCAGATGCTATCCCCTCAATTCAGTCGGTGA
- a CDS encoding MFS transporter codes for MRKFIQIWLGQTASIIGSSMSGFALTIWVWESTNQATALALFIFFAQLSRILIAPVAGILVDRWNRKFLMIISDAVSALLTLIILLLYVNQSLQVWHLYLAGAISGFFEQFQQLAYSTTITTMVPEKHYSRASSLSFLAIYSASIIAPTLAGVLYSVIGLNGIFLIDLATFTIAISTVLFVKIPQPAITPHPNSTRPHLLEELSFGFRYIAKSPSLVALLVSVSLFWFAHDIGAALYSPMILARTAADPRILGNILSAAGVGGVVGASVISIWGGPKQRIRGFLLGIVGTGFSKTVFGLAQVISIWIPAQFFSSLNFPIVGTSNEAIWLAKVEPEVQGRVFATRAVCIQIASAIGLLIAGPLADRIFEPAMQPGGFLAVIFGGIVGTGAGAGMAFLYAISSFGLFLIGAGGYFYRPLRNMENRPINNQKISPTELRG; via the coding sequence ATGCGAAAGTTTATTCAAATTTGGCTTGGACAAACTGCTTCAATTATTGGCAGTTCTATGTCTGGTTTTGCTCTGACTATTTGGGTTTGGGAGTCTACTAATCAAGCGACGGCTTTGGCTTTATTTATTTTTTTTGCTCAATTGTCGCGCATTTTGATAGCTCCGGTTGCCGGCATTTTAGTTGATCGTTGGAATCGAAAGTTTTTAATGATTATTAGTGATGCTGTGTCAGCGCTGTTAACACTCATTATTTTATTGCTTTACGTCAACCAAAGCCTGCAAGTTTGGCATTTATATCTTGCAGGAGCAATTAGCGGCTTTTTTGAACAATTTCAGCAGTTAGCCTACTCAACTACCATTACAACAATGGTGCCAGAAAAACATTACAGCCGCGCCAGCAGTTTAAGTTTTTTGGCAATTTACAGCGCGAGTATTATTGCTCCAACATTGGCGGGGGTTCTCTATTCTGTTATAGGGTTGAATGGGATTTTTTTGATTGATTTGGCAACTTTTACAATAGCGATTTCTACAGTTTTATTTGTCAAAATACCCCAGCCGGCAATCACTCCTCATCCCAACTCAACTCGCCCTCACCTGTTGGAAGAACTCAGCTTTGGATTCCGCTACATTGCCAAAAGTCCGAGCCTGGTTGCTTTGTTGGTGTCAGTTTCCCTCTTTTGGTTTGCTCACGACATCGGCGCTGCACTCTACTCGCCAATGATTTTGGCACGCACCGCTGCTGATCCCAGAATTCTCGGTAATATCCTTTCAGCCGCCGGCGTGGGTGGTGTTGTCGGCGCATCAGTCATCAGTATTTGGGGTGGGCCCAAACAGCGAATACGCGGCTTTTTGCTCGGCATCGTCGGCACCGGCTTTAGTAAAACAGTTTTTGGGCTCGCTCAAGTAATTTCGATCTGGATACCGGCTCAATTTTTCTCATCTCTGAATTTTCCCATTGTCGGCACTTCCAACGAGGCGATCTGGTTGGCGAAAGTTGAGCCAGAAGTTCAAGGCCGAGTTTTCGCCACCAGAGCAGTTTGTATTCAAATCGCCTCAGCAATTGGCTTATTAATAGCCGGGCCCCTTGCTGATCGTATCTTTGAACCGGCAATGCAACCCGGAGGTTTTTTAGCCGTTATTTTTGGCGGAATTGTTGGCACAGGTGCCGGTGCCGGTATGGCTTTTTTATATGCTATTTCTTCGTTTGGTTTATTTTTAATTGGAGCCGGTGGATATTTTTACCGGCCCCTACGGAATATGGAAAACCGGCCCATAAATAATCAAAAAATTTCACCGACTGAATTGAGGGGATAG
- a CDS encoding PepSY domain-containing protein — MKFRKLALTLHLYLGLMVGMLLAVIALTGSLLVFGDEIEHFLYPQLLQVIPQAEKIPLETVLQIVQKAYPQNQAISILLPRGIEEVCQVSMLSKSEELLNVYVNPYTGIIQGSRLWKETFTGFLFTIHAELAGGELGHIFVGFCGILTLILALTGLFLWTGWRNFERGFLINWKVHWQRSLFDLHNFSGIASVAYLLLIAATGTAIIFYVPFEETIYRLTNEKPQPALVSHPPAGGSRQNLDEVLRQVDTVLLPAKTTFISLPSTPEATFKVRKRFPNEAHPNGSSTIYLDQYSGEILRVDSIYSFSLADRILNALYPLHIGSYGGILFRVIHAITGLLTIVLFVSGLVIWRQRYLAKLYRDKVIEEYKGFSPVSQQWPWF, encoded by the coding sequence ATGAAGTTCCGCAAACTCGCATTGACACTGCATTTGTATTTGGGGTTGATGGTAGGAATGTTGCTTGCGGTAATCGCTTTAACCGGCAGTTTGCTGGTTTTTGGAGACGAAATTGAGCATTTCCTTTATCCCCAACTTTTGCAAGTAATTCCTCAAGCCGAAAAAATTCCCCTAGAAACTGTCTTGCAAATTGTCCAAAAAGCTTATCCCCAAAACCAAGCTATTAGTATTTTGTTGCCGCGAGGAATTGAGGAAGTTTGCCAAGTTTCGATGCTTTCTAAAAGTGAGGAATTGCTGAATGTTTACGTCAATCCTTACACCGGCATCATCCAAGGTTCACGCCTTTGGAAAGAAACTTTTACGGGTTTTCTGTTTACAATTCACGCCGAATTAGCTGGGGGCGAACTCGGTCACATCTTTGTTGGATTTTGCGGAATTTTAACTTTAATATTGGCTTTAACCGGCTTGTTTTTGTGGACAGGTTGGCGCAATTTTGAGCGGGGATTTTTGATAAATTGGAAAGTTCACTGGCAGAGGAGTTTATTCGATTTACATAATTTTTCTGGCATTGCATCTGTTGCTTATCTTCTCTTAATTGCTGCTACAGGCACAGCTATAATTTTTTATGTGCCTTTTGAAGAAACTATTTATCGGCTAACGAATGAAAAACCTCAGCCGGCCTTGGTTTCTCATCCGCCAGCCGGTGGTTCGCGGCAAAATCTTGATGAAGTTTTACGCCAAGTTGATACAGTTTTGTTGCCGGCTAAAACTACTTTTATTTCTCTGCCTTCAACTCCTGAAGCTACTTTTAAAGTGCGGAAAAGATTTCCTAATGAAGCTCACCCAAACGGCAGCAGCACTATTTACCTTGATCAATACAGTGGCGAAATATTAAGGGTTGATAGTATTTATTCTTTTTCTCTAGCTGACCGGATTTTGAATGCTCTTTATCCTCTGCATATTGGCAGTTATGGGGGAATTTTATTTCGGGTAATTCATGCGATTACTGGGTTATTAACGATTGTGCTTTTTGTTAGTGGTTTGGTGATCTGGCGGCAGCGATATTTGGCGAAGCTTTACCGGGATAAGGTGATAGAGGAGTATAAGGGTTTTTCGCCGGTTAGTCAGCAATGGCCTTGGTTTTGA
- a CDS encoding TonB-dependent siderophore receptor: MNRSQQLLSSLGLAGFTSALIAQSVCAANIAQVTAVRVNPTPEGIEVVLETEGGRALQVFTTSFGDTVQADVISAQLRLAGGNQFRRDNPAAGIAAVTVTPLDTNSIRIKVIGQGGLPVARVEQGGGGAILSLKPATGTAQTPAPPGVTQPPVQPGVQPPTVQPGVPVDSLPTLPPTAQPGVPVEPGVQPPVAQPGVPVEPGVQPPTAQPPTAQPGRPTQPTAQPGVTPQPGADRIEIVVTATRIEENVTNVPRSITVIDTEEIEEQVGPSRNIGEALANQVPGFAPPTQTTTTYGQTLRGRDVSVLIDGVPQTTNIQSFGREFRTIDPSAIERIEVVRGSTAIYGSQATGGVINIITRRPTEDSLTSTVELGASTSLTNTEDGQGFNGKYGISGREGNFDFTGSVSLASSGAFYDAQGDRIPYFELGGDSSRILNILGKIGVDLDDQQRLQLSFNRYLETQNPDVIPDFSVDDEEGTQKARAIKTGNLNIIGGQTPGNRNTLFNLSYTNDNLFGSSLQSQIYYRRNSNIGVPSDYRSSDFFGPFVGVANSRTRTEQLGGRLAITTPLSSDEKVRLVWGADYVNEDSEQNFDLYDPNEFDATGGRVYRKIAERPFVPAYNYNSLGLFGQLEWNIDEIVILSGGIRHERIGLRVDDYTTFNERNIQGGERNFDATVFNLGAVYKLDENFSVFSNFSQGFSVPDFARILRQPPDDFVGIESSLNITQPQKVNNYEIGIRGGWSTVQMSLAAFYNTSDLGISFQPVGNTGRLELIRAPERIYGLEATVDWQPEKTWSIGGTATYLEGEYEDEDGKYIGIDSSRIPPVKLTAYLENQTTPEWSNRLQLLYSGNRDRAFEDGSDGGPISSYVTLDYISTIQVGNGLLQLKVENLLNNEYFPVLSQYLAGFGADSSNYAARGLTFSVNYRLDW; encoded by the coding sequence ATGAACAGATCGCAGCAATTACTAAGCAGCCTTGGGCTGGCAGGATTCACCTCGGCACTAATCGCTCAGTCGGTTTGCGCGGCCAATATCGCGCAGGTGACTGCCGTTCGCGTCAACCCTACGCCAGAAGGCATTGAAGTTGTCTTAGAAACTGAAGGTGGTAGAGCGCTGCAAGTCTTTACTACCAGTTTTGGCGACACTGTACAAGCTGATGTTATCTCTGCTCAACTGCGATTAGCGGGGGGAAATCAGTTTCGTCGAGACAACCCGGCTGCTGGAATTGCTGCTGTAACCGTTACTCCTTTAGATACCAACAGTATCCGAATCAAAGTGATTGGCCAGGGCGGGCTACCAGTGGCACGGGTGGAACAAGGCGGTGGGGGTGCAATTCTCAGCTTAAAACCGGCTACCGGGACGGCTCAAACACCGGCCCCTCCTGGGGTAACACAGCCGCCGGTGCAGCCCGGAGTACAGCCGCCTACAGTCCAGCCTGGAGTGCCGGTGGATTCTTTACCAACTTTGCCGCCTACAGCCCAGCCAGGAGTGCCGGTGGAGCCAGGAGTACAGCCGCCTGTAGCTCAACCTGGGGTGCCGGTGGAGCCAGGAGTGCAGCCGCCAACAGCCCAACCGCCAACAGCCCAACCAGGAAGACCGACCCAACCAACAGCCCAGCCAGGGGTGACGCCTCAACCGGGGGCTGATCGAATTGAGATAGTCGTCACTGCAACCCGAATCGAAGAAAATGTGACCAACGTGCCGCGCTCCATAACAGTAATAGACACAGAAGAAATTGAGGAGCAGGTAGGGCCATCGAGAAATATAGGAGAAGCTCTAGCAAATCAGGTTCCAGGTTTCGCGCCTCCAACTCAAACTACCACCACCTATGGCCAAACTTTACGAGGCCGTGACGTTTCTGTTTTGATTGACGGCGTACCGCAAACCACCAATATTCAATCTTTTGGCAGAGAATTTAGAACTATCGATCCCAGCGCTATCGAACGCATTGAGGTAGTGCGTGGTTCCACCGCTATATACGGCTCTCAAGCTACCGGCGGTGTGATTAACATTATTACTCGCAGACCAACAGAAGATAGCCTAACTTCTACAGTCGAATTAGGTGCAAGTACCTCTTTAACAAATACCGAAGATGGTCAAGGCTTTAATGGTAAATATGGTATTTCTGGTAGAGAGGGTAATTTTGATTTTACCGGCAGTGTTTCTCTGGCAAGCAGTGGTGCTTTTTACGATGCCCAAGGTGATCGCATTCCCTATTTTGAACTCGGCGGAGATAGCAGCAGAATTCTCAACATACTGGGCAAAATTGGCGTAGATTTAGATGACCAGCAACGGTTACAACTGAGCTTTAATCGCTATCTGGAAACACAAAATCCTGATGTTATCCCAGATTTTAGCGTTGATGATGAAGAGGGAACGCAAAAAGCTCGTGCCATCAAAACCGGCAATTTAAATATTATTGGAGGGCAAACACCAGGAAATAGAAATACACTTTTTAATTTGAGCTACACCAACGATAACCTTTTTGGTAGCAGCCTACAAAGCCAGATTTACTATCGAAGAAATTCTAATATAGGCGTGCCTTCCGATTATCGTAGCTCCGATTTCTTTGGCCCGTTTGTTGGCGTTGCTAATTCTCGAACCAGAACTGAACAATTAGGAGGCCGGTTAGCAATTACCACACCTTTATCTAGTGACGAAAAGGTACGATTAGTTTGGGGTGCGGACTATGTAAACGAAGATAGCGAACAGAATTTTGATCTTTACGATCCCAATGAATTTGATGCAACAGGAGGGCGGGTTTACCGGAAAATTGCTGAGCGTCCTTTCGTTCCTGCTTACAATTACAATAGCCTTGGCCTTTTTGGTCAATTAGAATGGAATATTGATGAAATTGTCATTTTAAGCGGTGGTATTCGTCACGAACGCATCGGCTTAAGAGTTGATGATTACACGACCTTTAATGAGCGAAATATCCAAGGAGGAGAGCGGAATTTTGATGCAACGGTTTTTAACTTAGGAGCAGTCTATAAACTTGACGAAAACTTTAGTGTATTTAGCAACTTTTCTCAAGGTTTCTCTGTACCAGATTTTGCTCGGATTCTCCGCCAACCTCCTGATGATTTTGTAGGGATTGAATCTTCTTTAAACATCACTCAACCGCAGAAGGTTAATAACTACGAAATTGGCATCCGAGGAGGCTGGTCAACGGTGCAAATGTCGTTAGCTGCTTTTTATAATACCTCTGATTTGGGAATAAGTTTTCAGCCGGTTGGCAACACAGGCCGGTTGGAACTTATTCGCGCCCCAGAAAGGATTTATGGTTTAGAAGCTACAGTTGATTGGCAGCCGGAAAAAACCTGGTCAATTGGCGGGACTGCTACTTATCTGGAAGGCGAATATGAGGACGAAGATGGAAAATACATAGGCATAGATAGCAGCCGAATTCCCCCGGTAAAACTAACAGCTTATCTGGAAAATCAAACTACACCAGAATGGAGTAATCGTTTGCAACTCTTATATTCTGGAAATCGGGATCGGGCCTTTGAAGATGGCTCAGATGGTGGCCCTATTAGTAGCTATGTAACCTTAGATTACATCAGCACAATTCAAGTGGGAAATGGCCTGCTACAACTCAAAGTCGAGAATTTATTGAATAACGAATATTTTCCCGTTCTTTCGCAATATCTAGCCGGTTTTGGTGCAGATAGTTCTAACTATGCAGCGCGAGGTTTAACTTTCAGTGTTAATTACCGTCTGGACTGGTAA